GGTTTAGTGCTTATTTGGTAGTATGATCTTTTACCATCTAAGTAAAGATCTTCATATCTAGAAATTGAATCGCATAATATTACTGTTTTTCTATGGTAAGCGTTTGCAACGTGTAAACCATTTCtgattaataaaacaattaccatatttttcttaaatcagATTGTTGCAATCAGAGACATAATCCCACCACCATTAAGAAACGCTTTCAACGATGTTTACATCGCATATGAGCTAATGGACACTGATCTCCATCAAATCATACGGTCTAATCAAGCATTATCCGAAGAACATTGCcaggttttgagtttttgagattgtttttgtttaacctATAACTCGACTTGAAAACCTGAACtaactccctttttttttctatgtgcAGTATTTTCTTTACCAGATCCTCCGTGGATTGAAATACATTCATTCAGCAAATGTGCTTCACAGGGATTTGAAACCAAGTAATCTCCTCCTGAACGCAAACTGCGACCTAAAAATCTGCGATTTTGGGCTAGCTCGAGTCACTTCCGAGAGTGATTTCATGACTGANNNNNNNNNNNNNNNNNNNNNNNNNNNNNNNNNNNNNNNNNNNNNNNNNNNNNNNNNNNNNNNNNNNNNNNNNNNNNNNNNNNNNNNNNNNNNNNNNNNNNNNNNNNNNNNNNNNNNNNNNNNNNNNNNNNNNNNNNNNNNNNNNNNNNNNNNNNNNNNNNNNNNNNNNNNNNNNNNNNNNNNNNNNNNNNNNNNNNNNNNNNNNNNNNNNNNNNNNNNNNNNNNNNNNNNNNNNNNNNNNNNNNNNNNNNNNNNNNNNNNNNNNNNNNNNNNNNNNNNNNNNNNNNNNNNNNNNNNNNNNNNNNNNNNNNNNNNNNNNNNNNNNNNNNNNNNNNNNNNNNNNNNNNNNNNNTGTGCAGTATTTTCTTTACCAGATCCTCCGTGGCTTGAAATACATTCATTCCGCAAATGTGCTTCACAGGGATTTGAAACCAAGTAATCTCCTCCTGAACGCAAACTGCGACCTAAAAATCTGCGATTTTGGGCTAGCTCGAGTCACTTCCGAGAGTGATTTCATGACTGAATATGTTGTCACGAGATGGTACCGTGCACCAGAGCTGCTCTTAAACTCTTCTGATTATACTGCAGCTATCGATGTTTGGTCTGTAGGCTGTATTTTCATGGAGTTAATGGACCGTAAGCCACTCTTCCCTGGACGGGATCATGTCCATCAGCTTCGCTTGCTCATGGAGGTAAAGTAGTAACCCTTCCTtgaacaaaacaacaaaagccTCGATGTTGTACACTTAAGAAACTTATTGAAACAAATTTCTTTTTTGCAGCTCATAGGAACTCCATCAGAAGAAGAGCTAGAGTTCTTGAACGAAAATGCAAAGCGATACATCAGACAACTTCCACCTTATCCTCGCCAATCCATCACTGAGAAGTTCCCAACAGTGCATCCTTTAGCTATAGACCTTATCGAGAAGATGTTAACGTTTGATCCTAGACGGAGAATCACAGGTCAGACCCAAAACCTCTATACCATTTTTAACTTCCAAAATAACTGGAATTATCTAGTGAAGGAATGCTAAGGAGTTGTTGATTATTCAAGAGTTAGTAGTGATCACctcttcttgatttcttgatttcaGTTTTAGACGCACTGGCACATCCATACCTGAACTCGTTGCACGACATAAGCGATGAGCCAGAGTGTACGTCACCTTTCAACTTTGATTTTGAAAACCACGCACTCTCAGAGGAGCAGATGAAGGAACTGATCTACCGTGAGGCGCTTGCTTTCAATCCAGAATATCATCAAATAGTCTGAAGAAGAGCATTTGGGAGATGAAGATGAGATATGGATTTGATTTAATTTGGTCTGGACAACAATTCTTGAAAGGAGGAGGAAAGATCATTGTTTGTCTTTTGTGTATACTTGTGAAAGATGTTTGAAGGGGATGGGGctcaaactttttcttttcagtcttttggataatttcttcttttttccttttccgtATTTGTAATTTGCCCTCATTTTGTTGTTGCAGCTATTTAAGACTTAAATTGTCTCAGAAATAGTTTTCATGTGTTATGATAGCCCACCTTTATTAGTCTCTCTACATGTTTGCCAATATTGTCAACTTTCTTGTTCTACAAACCATACGGATACGCGTACATCATTGCAATTTTGAATCAGAGAAGAACTGTAACTATTGCAGGAAGATGACAATAGTACATATGTGCTGAACACAAATCTCAAGTCTTTGCAATGTGTCAACTCTTAAGCCTGCCACAGAATTTCGATAGCGGTACAGGACCCTCATCTTTACTTTAGCTTGAATGATGTATGCCTCTAGATCTGtgtttcctctccctttttGATCTTTTAGAACTTGACCTTGATTTCCTAGATTCCTCTTCGTCACTACTTGATGATTCAGAGGATGAGCTTGAGTCAGATGATCGCCTTCTCGAATGCTGCATTTTCTAAAAAACACAATGCATGTTAACAGAAGCTACGCTACAAGCCAACAACATTATAGGAGTTGTTCAGACTAAACTCGATGCAATTTATTTTGagcatctttctctttttgcttctctttctttttgaatCTCTTTCCTTTCTATATGTGAGATCTCTCTCCTTCTTATCTGTAAGATCATAGAGCATATCAGAGAAGTTAGACGCAAATTGGAGATCGTCTGACATAGAGATAGCAAAGACTCAATTTATTGCATGTAAACCTTTGCTGGATTGATCTGTAGAATAGTTCCTTCCCTTAGAGAGCTTCAGTGCCCTTTCAGAATCCAGCTGAGCTCTATAGTCACGCATCAGTTTATCAGTATCTGCTTCAAGCTCCCCCCTTTTCAATTCTTCTTCCTGTAAGAGACGGTCACATAAGTacataaaatgaaaatcatGTCTTATCTGTCATAAACACAACGTAAATTAAACCATTTAATATAAGAAGAACACTATAtaccttttgcttcttcttataCTCTTCCCAAGTAATTGTCTGAGTAGTCTTGAGACTGGCCAAACGAGCAGCATGCCACTCTGGTGTGTGAAATG
The Camelina sativa cultivar DH55 chromosome 6, Cs, whole genome shotgun sequence genome window above contains:
- the LOC104793316 gene encoding mitogen-activated protein kinase 6 (The sequence of the model RefSeq protein was modified relative to this genomic sequence to represent the inferred CDS: added 15 bases not found in genome assembly); the protein is MEGGSNQPAADTEMTEAPVGVSAAAPSPQMPGIENIPATLSHGGMFIQYNIFGNIFEVTAKYKPPILPIGKGAYGIVCSAMNSETNESVAIKKIANAFDNKIDAKRTLREIKLLRHMDHENIVAIRDIIPPPLRNAFNDVYIAYELMDTDLHQIIRSNQALSEEHCQYFLYQILRGLKYIHSANVLHRDLKPSNLLLNANCDLKICDFGLARVTSESDFMTEYVVTRWYRAPELLLNSSDYTAAIDVWSVGCIFMELMDRKPLFPGRDHVHQLRLLMELIGTPSEEELEFLNENAKRYIRQLPPYPRQSITEKFPTVHPLAIDLIEKMLTFDPRRRITVLDALAHPYLNSLHDISDEPECTSPFNFDFENHALSEEQMKELIYREALAFNPEYHQIV
- the LOC104793317 gene encoding uncharacterized protein LOC104793317, translating into MDGSFHTPEWHAARLASLKTTQTITWEEYKKKQKEEELKRGELEADTDKLMRDYRAQLDSERALKLSKGRNYSTDQSSKDKKERDLTYRKERDSKRKRSKKRKMLKINCIEFSLNNSYNVVGL